A genomic segment from Corylus avellana chromosome ca5, CavTom2PMs-1.0 encodes:
- the LOC132182126 gene encoding uncharacterized protein LOC132182126 produces the protein MQIACTVVDYKYSLHGLPVDSDEYLRKLNEVHLRSAKRMLKLCEANKGFYVKAGQFVAAMRQVPKEYSSTLSSLQDQAVPCHFKAIKQVLISNLGHDLSEIFLSFDEQPIAAASIAQVHRGILKDHQEVAVKLIITVFQLDDEDIHR, from the exons ATGCAGATTGCTTGCACTGTTGTCGACTACAAGTATTCTTTACATGGGCTTCCGGTGGACTCTGACGAGTACCTTCGCAAATTGAATGAg GTCCATTTACGCTCGGCCAAGAGAATGCTGAAATTATGTGAAGCAAATAAAGGTTTTTATGTCAAAGCTGGCCAGTTTGTTGCTGCCATGCGGCAGGTCCCAAAAGAATACTCATCAACTCTTTCTTCATTGCAGGATCAG GCAGTTCCTTGTCATTTCAAAGCTATAAAGCAAGTACTAATCAGCAATCTGGGACATGATTTGTCTGAGAT ATTTTTGTCATTTGATGAACAACCGATAGCTGCTGCATCTATTGCTCAAGTGCACCGTGGGATATTGAAAGATCACCAAGAAGTAGCAGTTAAG TTGATAATCACAGTGTTTCAACTTGATGATGAGGACATTCATAGATGA